A part of Cryptococcus neoformans var. grubii H99 chromosome 6, complete sequence genomic DNA contains:
- a CDS encoding epsin, which produces MAASLQHLGRGALRVAKNYTKGYTDTQTKVREATSNDPWGPSGTMMNEIAQLTYNQNDFVEVMEMLDKRLNDKGKNWRHVFKALTLLDYCLHAGSENVVIYFKDNIYIIKTLKEFVYVDDNGKDVGSNVRQKAKDITNLLQDESRLREERRSRGAMRDRMLGTIEASGLRGDRDYGEPRSPARQNESPRPSTRPNRSRDEEDDLRKAIEESKRMSEDEARRRSMLTQEEDDLQRAIRLSEEEEAKRKREQENATQNALFDDSLNLQSQNAYTQQPDLFAQQTQQMPVQPTGGWPLVDVGWGQQQQQLQPQYTSYNPFYAQMQEQQMQQQQQEEYMRQQMALQEQQRQQQEWIQQQQYLQQQHTSLLAQPTGYGSNNPFAPSLGTQQTGQIPSPQPQPQQPSFLPVPNVTAQSQSPAPQAQMPEQQPLEPQATARPAWTPQTKTNDGEHGQLASLLARGREDGLDTFGNMGNLRIPVGSTFHNSNRVAVQQTGAGGLGANNPFGQRQAQQGQQQGQSSEQPFFSI; this is translated from the exons ATGGCTGCGTCCCTCCAGCATCT CGGCCGAGGCG CTCTCCGAGTCGCCAAAAACTACACCAAGGGCTACACAGACACACAGACAAAGGTCCGAGAAGCCACCTCTAATGACCCATGGGGACCCTCCGGCACCATGATGAACGAGATTGCTCAGCTGACCTACAACCA AAACGACTTTGTGGAGGTCATGGAGATGCTCGACAAACGTTTGAATGACAAAGGGAAGAACTGGCGACACGTTTTCAAGGCGCTCACCCTTCTCGACTACTGCCTCCACGCTGGCTCGGAAAACGTGGTCATCTACTTCAAAGACAATATTTACATCATCAAAACCCTCAAAGAGTTTGTTTATGTCGACGACAATGGAAAGGATGTGGGATCCAACGTTAgacaaaaggcaaaggatatcaccaatcttcttcaagacGAATCGAGACtgagggaagaaagacgTTCCCGGGGTGCTATGCGAGACAGAATGTTGGGTACCATCGAAGCATCTGGTCTTCGTGGTGACCGTGATTACGGAGAACCTCGTAGCCCTGCTCGACAGAATGAATCTCCACGCCCTTCAACTCGACCGAACAGGTCTCgtgacgaagaagacgatcTTAGAAAGGCCATCGAAGAGTCCAAGCGCATGtctgaagatgaagctaggagaagaagcatgCTGActcaggaagaggacgaccTTCAACGGGCCATCAGGCTGtctgaggaggaggaagcgaaAAGAAAGCGAGAACAAGAGAATGCGACTCAGAATGCTTTGTTTGACGATAGCTTGAACTT ACAGTCTCAGAATGCCTATACTCAGCAACCGGACCTCTTTGCTCAGCAGACTCAGCAGATGCCGGTGCAGCCTACTGGCGGTTGGCCATTAGTCGATGTGGGATGGGgccagcagcaacaacagctACAGCCGCAGTATACGTCTTATAAT CCGTTCTACGCTCAGATGCAGGAACAACAAAtgcaacaacagcaacaagagGAATATATGCGTCAGCAAATGGCTCTCCAGGAGCAACAACGTCAACAGCAAGAGTGGatacagcaacagcaaTATTTGCAGCAGCAACACACTTCGTTGCTCGCTCAGCCTACGGGATATGGCTCCAACAATCCCTTTGCGCCCAGCTTGGGCACTCAGCAGACTGGACAAATTCCATCGCCTCAGCCGCAGCCGCAGCAgccatctttcctccctgtCCCTAACGTCACCGCACAATCCCAGTCTCCTGCTCCTCAAGCTCAGATGCCAGAGCAACAGCCTCTTGAACCTCAAGCGACAGCTAGACCGGCATGGACACCCCAGACTAAAACAAACGACGGCGAGCATGGCCAATTGGCTTCCTTGTTGGCACGAGGTAGAGAGGATGGTTTGGATACGTTTGGTAACATGGGCAACCTCC GTATCCCCGTGGGATCAACGTTTCACAATTCCAATAGAGTTGCGGTGCAGCAGACGGGTGCAGGTGGTCTCGGGGCGAATAATCCTTTTGGTCAGAGACAAGCGCAGCAGGGTCAGCAGCAAGGACAGAGTAGTGAACAACCATTCTTCTCAATCTAG
- a CDS encoding ubiquitin-conjugating enzyme E2 J1 codes for MPKLNLRSTAVKRIMQEAAELASADVDDDGFVAAPLEDDIFEWHCTMRGVPDSEYDGGLYHFRIVLPPSYPMSAPDIILLTPNGRFELGKKICIDGLTSFHAGSWQPAWGVRTAIVGLRSFWMQSGEALSAIGALNHSKEERRRLARLSTEWKCPTCGIKNEEIMPKYPAAIDEKEGGNEGVKQCVDSGDRVYHADACASEAEHLEEVGDRRLDLKSVEFCSAELEPQAEATDLPASASPEVISTSAVQTSHPPTQIALEPSRTVPLWLDHLIGGFCIAIGLAICKRVGTYILS; via the exons ATGCCCAAACTCAACCTCCGCTCCACCGCCGTGAAGCGCATCATGCAAGAGGCTGCAGAACTTGCATCCGCCGACGTCGACGACGACGGCTTCGTCGCCGCCCCCTTGGAG GATGATATATTCGAATGGCATTGTACGATGCGTGGAGTCCCGGACAGTGAATATGACGGTG GTCTCTATCATTTTCGCATagtccttcctccttcataTCCCATGAGCGCGCCCGATATTATTTTATTGACTCCCAACGGGCGCTTTGAGCTTGGCAAGAAG ATTTGTATCGACGGCCTTACCAGCTTTCACGCTGGCTCATGGCAACCAGCATGGGGTGTTCGTACAG CGATTGTAGGCCTTCGGTCATTTTGGATGCAATCTGGCGAGGCTCTTTCTGCCATTGGTGCTCTCAACCActccaaagaagaaagaaggcgaCTTGCAAGGCTTTCGACAGAATGGAAATGTCCCACTTGTGGTATTAAAAATGAGGAGATCATGCCAAAGTATCCGGCTGCCATCgatgagaaagagggagggaaTGAAGGTGTCAAGCAATGTGTGGACAGCGGAGACAGAGTGTATCACGCCGATGCTTGTGCTTCTGAAGCTGAGCACTTGGAGGAGGTAGGAGATAGAAGGCTTGACCTTAAATCTGTAGAATTCTGTTCTGCCGAACTGGAACCACAAGCGGAAGCCACAGATTTACCAGCGTCAGCCTCTCCAGAGGTCATCTCCACGTCAGCTGTGCAAACTTCACACCCGCCCACACAAATCGCTCTTGAACCCTCTCGCACTGTTCCGCTATGGCTCGATCACCTCATTGGAGGATTCTGTATCGCCATTGGGCTAGCCATCTGCAAGCGAGTTGGGACGTACATCTTGAGCTGA
- a CDS encoding transcriptional activator: MSEHTNLKNLAPLGNQPDPPANSAGAGPSKPFTEAQVEEFREQDRWLPIANVARIMKSSLPTSAKVSKEAKECVQECVSEFISFITSEAAEKCLNEKRKTLNGEDILTSMRALGFDNYEGVLRVYLAKYRDSHHSIPKRNVQHEDDDEEVQDGRKKRGRGRQPAGGTASTNGHAEGIKSKRKRSDDAQGVR; the protein is encoded by the exons ATGTCAGAACATACAAATCTCAAGAACCTTGCCCCGCTAGGCAATCAACCAGACCCCCCCGCTAATTCAGCAGGAGCAGGGCCCTCAAAACCATTTACAGAGGCTCAGGTTGAGGAGTTTCGGGAACAAGATCGTTGGCTGCCG ATTGCGAACGTGGCACGCATCATGAAGTCTTCATTACCAACTTCTGCCAAAGTGTCGAAGGAAGCCAAGGAATGTGTCCAAGAATGCGTGTCGGAATTTATTTCATTTATC ACATCAGAAGCGGCTGAAAAGTGTTTGAatgaaaagaggaagacgttAAATGGCGAGGATATACTTACATCCATGCGCGCGTTAGGGTTCGACAATTATGAGGGTGTTTTGAGAGTGTATTTGGCGAAATACCGCGAT TCACACCATTCCATACCAAAACGCAACGTGCAACacgaagacgacgacgaggaagtTCAAGATGGGCGAAAAAAGCGCGGACGGGGGAGGCAACCAGCTGGCGGCACTGCTTCGACCAACGGCCATGCAGAGGGGATAAAGTCTAAACGGAAAAGAAGTGATGACGCACAAGGTGTGCGATAG